Proteins found in one Tumebacillus sp. BK434 genomic segment:
- a CDS encoding YebC/PmpR family DNA-binding transcriptional regulator, whose product MGRKWNNIKEGKAKNDAAKTRTYAKFGIEIFVAAKKGDPNPESNAALKAVLERAKTYNVPRAIIDRALEKAKGGSDETYDELRYEGFGPNGAMLIIDALTNNVNRTFSDVRSAFKKNNGNLGVSGSVAYMFDSVAVIGLAGKSEEEVLETLMEADLDVRDIVAEDEQVIVYAEPDQFHAVQEALKNAGIAEFTVAELTMLPQNEVTLEGDAEVSFRKLIDALEDLDDVQQVYHNVDFGDE is encoded by the coding sequence ATGGGTCGTAAGTGGAACAATATTAAAGAGGGCAAAGCGAAGAATGACGCGGCGAAGACTCGTACGTACGCCAAGTTTGGGATCGAGATTTTTGTAGCGGCGAAAAAAGGCGATCCGAATCCTGAGTCCAACGCAGCGTTAAAAGCGGTGTTGGAACGCGCCAAGACCTACAATGTGCCGAGAGCGATCATCGATCGTGCCTTGGAAAAGGCAAAAGGCGGCTCGGATGAGACCTATGATGAACTGCGCTATGAAGGTTTCGGGCCGAACGGTGCAATGCTGATCATCGATGCGCTGACCAATAACGTCAATCGTACGTTCTCTGATGTCCGGAGCGCTTTCAAGAAAAACAACGGCAACTTGGGCGTGAGCGGATCGGTTGCGTATATGTTTGATTCTGTGGCAGTTATCGGTCTCGCAGGGAAATCGGAAGAGGAAGTGCTGGAGACCTTAATGGAAGCAGACTTGGACGTGCGTGACATTGTGGCGGAAGACGAGCAAGTCATTGTCTACGCCGAACCGGATCAATTCCACGCTGTACAAGAAGCATTGAAAAACGCAGGAATTGCGGAATTCACAGTGGCCGAACTGACCATGCTTCCGCAAAACGAAGTGACGCTTGAGGGAGACGCAGAAGTATCTTTCCGCAAGCTGATCGACGCGTTAGAAGACCTCGACGATGTGCAGCAAGTCTACCACAATGTAGATTTTGGTGATGAGTAA
- a CDS encoding EAL domain-containing protein, which produces MHVIWGEYHTATVALSILIAVLASYTAINLGSRVTEAKGMARRLWQVGGATALGLGIWSMHFVAMLAFELEVQVTYRLWLVILSVLPAVVASGLALYLVSRPRLQLKELLFGSLLMGAGISAMHYTGMYAMQMQAHMVFDPLLVAASVLVAVGASFAALSIIYRLRVEGNSRSGAWRKLFSALLMGGAISGMHYTGMAAVMFTHSNEQALEVETALDNLLLAYTIGGVTLLLLGVVIVTAVVERRVVSNQNRLDDSERRYKSLFDHNPEAIFTVDVSGAFIEVNPKAEQLLGYSSKQLLQMNVLTFVVPEDVAKIERLYPRVLAREPQQAEISILHKAGHRVEMMVILVPIVTEERVSGVYVIAQDITEKKQAERAISSMAYHDDLTGMPNRRMAFDVLNRAIQEAQDQEYYVAIMLLDLDRFKTYNDSLGHIFGDKMIKALGERLTAAFGGDVVAARLGGDEYTLIFPRLDTINDVETRAQELCSLIEQPLLLLGHEVRLTASVGVALYPCEAQDAVSMLRNADTAMYRAKEHGNSFCLYDPSMDTKAYERMLLETDLRKALERDEFVLWYQPQINLETMRIEGVEALVRWQHPELGLVPPFRFIPLAEETGLIVPLGEWVLRTACQTNKRWQELGLPKLRMGVNLSMRQFRREDLFDTVAGVLAETGLDPADLELEITESMTMDLEQSLQTLEKLKSLGVQIGIDDFGTGYSSLSYLKKFPIDRLKIDRSFVSDIETDENDRSIVTTILLMAHNLRLKVTAEGVETEAQQDFLKAHGCDDAQGYLYSRPVPQDEIQQLFLQTPQS; this is translated from the coding sequence ATGCATGTCATTTGGGGGGAGTATCACACGGCGACAGTCGCACTGTCGATTCTGATCGCCGTGCTCGCTTCGTACACGGCGATCAATCTGGGCAGCCGCGTGACGGAAGCGAAAGGCATGGCGCGCAGGCTTTGGCAGGTCGGGGGTGCGACTGCGCTGGGGCTTGGCATCTGGTCGATGCATTTTGTCGCCATGCTGGCATTTGAATTGGAAGTGCAGGTCACCTACCGGCTCTGGCTGGTCATCCTGTCGGTGCTGCCGGCCGTCGTCGCGTCAGGGCTGGCGCTGTATCTGGTCAGCCGCCCGCGCCTGCAGCTGAAAGAGCTGCTCTTCGGCTCGCTGCTGATGGGCGCAGGTATTTCGGCGATGCATTACACGGGGATGTATGCGATGCAGATGCAGGCGCACATGGTGTTTGATCCGCTGCTGGTCGCCGCTTCGGTGCTGGTCGCCGTCGGCGCGTCGTTCGCGGCGCTTTCGATCATCTACCGCCTGCGCGTAGAGGGGAATAGCCGCAGCGGCGCCTGGCGGAAGTTGTTTAGCGCCCTGCTGATGGGCGGCGCGATCTCCGGGATGCACTATACGGGCATGGCGGCCGTCATGTTCACGCATTCGAACGAGCAGGCGCTGGAAGTGGAGACCGCGCTGGACAACCTGCTGCTCGCCTACACGATCGGCGGGGTGACCTTGCTGCTGCTTGGCGTCGTCATCGTCACGGCGGTGGTGGAGCGGCGCGTGGTCAGCAACCAGAACCGCCTCGACGACAGCGAACGCCGCTACAAGTCGCTGTTTGACCACAACCCGGAAGCGATCTTTACCGTGGATGTGAGCGGTGCTTTTATCGAAGTCAACCCAAAGGCGGAGCAACTGCTCGGCTATTCGTCGAAGCAGCTGCTGCAGATGAACGTGTTGACGTTTGTCGTGCCGGAAGATGTGGCGAAAATCGAAAGGCTGTACCCTCGCGTGCTGGCCCGCGAGCCGCAACAAGCGGAGATCTCGATCCTGCACAAGGCGGGGCACCGCGTGGAGATGATGGTCATCCTCGTGCCGATCGTCACCGAAGAGCGAGTGAGCGGCGTCTATGTAATCGCACAGGACATCACGGAAAAAAAGCAGGCTGAGCGCGCGATCTCCTCGATGGCCTATCACGATGACCTGACCGGGATGCCGAACCGCCGCATGGCGTTCGACGTGCTGAACCGGGCGATCCAAGAGGCGCAGGATCAGGAGTATTACGTCGCGATCATGCTGCTCGACCTCGACCGTTTCAAGACGTATAACGACTCGCTGGGCCATATTTTTGGCGACAAGATGATCAAAGCGCTCGGCGAGCGGCTGACCGCCGCGTTCGGTGGCGATGTGGTGGCGGCGCGCTTGGGCGGCGATGAGTATACGCTGATCTTCCCGCGGCTCGACACGATCAATGACGTTGAAACGCGGGCGCAGGAGTTGTGCAGCCTGATCGAGCAGCCGCTGCTGCTGCTCGGGCACGAAGTGCGGCTGACCGCATCGGTCGGCGTGGCGCTCTACCCGTGTGAAGCGCAAGATGCCGTCTCGATGCTGCGCAACGCCGACACGGCGATGTACCGCGCCAAGGAGCACGGCAACTCGTTCTGCCTGTACGACCCGTCGATGGACACGAAAGCGTATGAGCGGATGCTGCTTGAGACCGATCTGCGCAAGGCGCTGGAGCGCGATGAGTTCGTGCTGTGGTACCAGCCGCAGATCAACTTGGAGACGATGCGGATCGAAGGGGTGGAAGCGCTGGTGCGCTGGCAGCATCCGGAGCTGGGACTGGTGCCGCCGTTTCGCTTCATCCCGCTGGCCGAAGAGACGGGGCTGATCGTCCCGCTTGGCGAGTGGGTCTTGCGCACCGCCTGCCAGACCAACAAGCGCTGGCAAGAGCTCGGCCTGCCGAAGCTGCGCATGGGCGTCAACCTCTCGATGCGCCAGTTCCGCCGCGAAGACTTGTTCGACACGGTGGCCGGCGTCTTGGCGGAGACCGGGCTCGATCCGGCCGATTTGGAGCTGGAGATCACAGAGAGCATGACGATGGACCTCGAACAGTCGCTCCAAACGCTGGAAAAGCTGAAGAGCCTCGGCGTCCAGATCGGCATCGACGATTTTGGCACCGGCTACAGCTCGCTCAGCTACCTCAAGAAGTTCCCGATCGACCGCTTGAAAATCGACCGTTCCTTCGTCAGCGACATCGAGACGGATGAGAACGACCGGTCGATCGTCACGACGATCCTGCTCATGGCCCACAACCTCCGCCTGAAAGTGACGGCAGAAGGCGTGGAGACAGAGGCGCAGCAAGACTTCTTGAAGGCGCACGGCTGTGACGATGCCCAAGGCTACCTGTACTCGCGCCCCGTGCCGCAAGACGAAATCCAACAGCTGTTTCTGCAGACCCCTCAGAGTTGA
- the rpoN gene encoding RNA polymerase factor sigma-54 produces MQMGLGYGLWQEQTQKLVMTTELRQAIALLQFSSLELLDYLESETQQNPVLEVERTIDWTELAKELNKNGGTAGMGSASGSQLEEAADGIRQGITLHDHLEKQLRLLPLNSEALRIGQYLIGSLDSNGYLTVSPEDCAEALGVTRERVLQALSHVQSLEPTGVGARDLAECLRLQLAEKTEVPPEIYPLIDHYLEDVAQGRITRVAGQLKVQPAEVQRMVDLLKTLDPKPGRMYSNEAPTYIIPDVTVERVGLDYVVLVNEKSTPRLRINDFYRNMLTSGDELHKETKEYISGKLNGALWLLKSIEQRRQTIFHVTSAIVELQRGFFEDGVRGLKPLTLRQVAEKVGLHESTVSRATTGKFAQTPRGVFELKYFFGSGVQTAAGDSASAESIKSQIKQLVAAENPKKPLSDQKLTELLQEKGIEIARRTVAKYREEENIPSSAQRKRYE; encoded by the coding sequence ATGCAGATGGGACTCGGCTACGGCCTGTGGCAGGAACAGACGCAGAAGCTGGTCATGACGACCGAGTTGCGCCAAGCGATCGCCTTGCTGCAATTCTCGTCGCTCGAACTGCTCGACTATTTGGAAAGCGAGACCCAGCAGAATCCCGTGCTGGAAGTCGAGCGCACGATCGACTGGACGGAACTCGCCAAAGAACTGAACAAAAACGGCGGCACCGCCGGGATGGGCAGCGCCTCCGGGTCTCAGCTGGAGGAAGCGGCCGACGGCATCCGCCAAGGGATCACCTTGCACGATCATCTGGAAAAACAGCTCCGGCTGCTCCCGTTAAACTCCGAAGCGCTGCGGATCGGGCAATACCTGATCGGCAGCCTCGACAGCAACGGCTACCTCACCGTGTCGCCGGAAGATTGCGCCGAGGCGCTTGGCGTGACCAGGGAGCGCGTGCTGCAGGCGCTCTCGCACGTGCAGAGCCTGGAGCCGACCGGCGTCGGCGCGCGCGACCTGGCGGAGTGTCTGCGCCTGCAACTGGCGGAGAAAACGGAGGTGCCGCCGGAGATCTACCCGCTGATCGACCATTACCTCGAAGATGTCGCCCAAGGCCGGATCACCCGCGTCGCCGGCCAGCTCAAAGTGCAGCCTGCCGAGGTGCAGCGCATGGTCGACCTGCTGAAGACGCTCGACCCGAAGCCGGGCCGGATGTATTCGAACGAAGCGCCGACCTACATCATCCCCGATGTGACGGTGGAGCGCGTCGGGCTCGACTATGTGGTCCTCGTCAATGAAAAATCGACCCCGCGCCTGCGCATCAACGATTTTTACCGCAACATGCTCACCTCGGGAGACGAACTGCACAAAGAGACCAAAGAGTACATCTCCGGCAAGCTGAACGGGGCGCTGTGGCTGCTCAAGTCGATCGAGCAGCGCCGCCAGACCATCTTCCATGTCACCTCGGCGATCGTCGAGCTGCAGCGGGGCTTTTTCGAAGACGGCGTGCGCGGGTTGAAACCTTTGACCTTGCGCCAAGTCGCCGAAAAAGTCGGCCTGCACGAATCGACCGTCTCCCGCGCCACGACCGGCAAGTTCGCCCAGACGCCGCGCGGTGTGTTTGAGCTGAAATACTTTTTCGGCTCCGGCGTGCAGACCGCCGCCGGCGACAGCGCATCGGCAGAAAGCATCAAGTCACAGATCAAACAGCTCGTCGCCGCCGAGAACCCGAAGAAGCCGCTCAGCGACCAGAAGCTGACCGAACTGCTGCAGGAAAAAGGCATCGAGATCGCCCGCCGCACCGTCGCCAAATATCGCGAAGAAGAGAACATTCCCTCCTCGGCGCAGCGCAAACGCTACGAGTAA
- a CDS encoding tetratricopeptide repeat protein, giving the protein MKKLFSILLAAALLLPPAGMEWNGSPAIAAGDKKFQPGVEAFIQGTYLGHANELPDPNESLEVLQTYLSAKGSPKELDTFKGLVNKFPDSRHAHVGLAMAYYNEFSAKKDKKFAKLALEHELKAAEIALSYGNVLYTAWVKQMALDAGTPEAAVGLFDKVLAAQPDHYFTNLHRAEMLNAMGKQADAEASFKKAIDVREAGNIDAHAAYAEFLITAGRYEEALVNTILIGENAYYIDFLHGYALEKLGKGAAAQASYTKFTEFSQAFPAPAKFKIDGSAYQAGIAFEQSKSAAKSGDNTVNAVIGPEVVAASTNLSWAITCEAGGESVGGMRMVGWSIRQRVNRGSTKVGGVTCLSVTNAGSTMDAKYGDVICQSKQYSGVSCDTSDNVTKCTNTNVRTATTNQVAFDVYNGLVPDPYTGYCPTGTRSSTTYCSATCTGATNNTTSFTTQTPHSFLSYSHAPLWGCAITAGAVCGNGGSDNYFDYNNANN; this is encoded by the coding sequence ATGAAAAAGCTGTTCAGCATCCTGCTGGCAGCGGCGCTGCTGCTTCCTCCGGCCGGCATGGAATGGAACGGCAGCCCAGCCATCGCCGCCGGGGACAAGAAGTTTCAGCCCGGGGTGGAAGCGTTCATCCAAGGCACGTACTTAGGTCACGCCAACGAACTTCCGGACCCGAACGAGTCCCTCGAAGTGCTCCAGACCTACCTGAGTGCCAAAGGTTCGCCGAAAGAGCTCGACACGTTCAAGGGACTGGTGAACAAGTTCCCCGACTCCCGCCACGCCCACGTCGGCCTCGCCATGGCCTACTACAACGAATTTTCCGCGAAAAAAGACAAAAAATTCGCCAAACTCGCACTGGAGCACGAGTTGAAAGCGGCGGAGATCGCCTTGTCCTACGGCAATGTGCTCTACACCGCCTGGGTCAAGCAGATGGCGCTCGACGCCGGCACGCCGGAAGCGGCCGTCGGTCTGTTTGACAAAGTGCTGGCTGCTCAGCCCGACCACTATTTTACCAACCTGCACAGAGCGGAAATGCTGAACGCGATGGGCAAGCAGGCGGACGCAGAAGCTTCCTTTAAGAAAGCGATCGACGTGCGCGAAGCGGGCAACATCGACGCGCATGCCGCGTATGCAGAGTTCCTGATCACCGCCGGGCGCTATGAAGAGGCGCTGGTGAACACGATTCTGATCGGCGAAAATGCCTACTACATCGACTTCCTGCACGGCTATGCGCTGGAGAAGCTCGGCAAAGGCGCAGCAGCCCAAGCCTCATACACCAAATTCACCGAGTTCTCGCAAGCGTTCCCGGCTCCGGCCAAGTTCAAGATCGACGGCTCCGCGTACCAAGCGGGCATCGCGTTCGAGCAGTCGAAGAGCGCTGCGAAGAGCGGGGACAACACTGTGAATGCGGTGATCGGGCCGGAAGTGGTCGCCGCTTCGACCAACCTGTCTTGGGCGATCACCTGTGAAGCGGGCGGCGAGTCGGTCGGCGGCATGCGCATGGTCGGCTGGTCGATCCGTCAGCGCGTCAACCGCGGCTCGACCAAAGTCGGCGGTGTGACCTGCCTGAGCGTCACCAACGCCGGTTCGACGATGGATGCGAAATACGGCGATGTCATCTGCCAGTCCAAGCAATACTCCGGTGTCAGCTGTGACACGTCCGACAACGTCACCAAGTGCACCAACACCAACGTCCGCACCGCCACGACCAACCAAGTGGCGTTCGACGTCTACAACGGCTTGGTGCCAGACCCGTACACCGGCTACTGCCCGACCGGCACGCGCAGCAGCACCACGTACTGCTCGGCGACCTGCACCGGTGCGACCAACAACACAACCTCCTTTACCACGCAGACACCGCACTCGTTCCTCTCTTATTCTCATGCACCGCTCTGGGGTTGTGCGATCACGGCAGGCGCTGTCTGTGGCAACGGCGGCAGCGACAACTATTTTGACTACAACAACGCCAACAACTAA
- a CDS encoding thioredoxin domain-containing protein, whose translation MQKKWLAPVLIVIGLFLTLQSIVLVMTLFKMNDLEKALPALAQQAQQAAVPEDEANVDKPGAQTAPTPVETEGFPERGPADAPVTIVEFTDFECTFCKAVQPTIQQVVEKYDGQIRHVFRNYPIGAIHAGAVDAALAGLCANDQQQFWDYHDQLFAKANDSGSLTKPLLKQTAADLGLNTADFNACFDSKKHLDAIQKDFEAGNAYTVTGTPTFFINNRIVTGAQPLEVFTEIIEEELAKAKKS comes from the coding sequence ATGCAGAAAAAATGGCTGGCCCCCGTTTTGATCGTGATCGGACTTTTCCTCACCCTGCAATCGATCGTCTTGGTGATGACTTTATTTAAAATGAACGATTTAGAAAAAGCGCTCCCGGCGCTGGCCCAGCAAGCGCAGCAGGCGGCCGTGCCGGAGGACGAAGCAAACGTCGACAAACCGGGTGCCCAGACCGCCCCGACTCCGGTGGAAACGGAAGGCTTTCCGGAGCGCGGCCCGGCCGATGCGCCGGTGACGATCGTCGAGTTTACCGATTTTGAGTGCACGTTCTGCAAAGCGGTGCAGCCGACGATTCAGCAAGTGGTCGAGAAATACGACGGCCAGATCCGCCACGTCTTCCGCAACTACCCGATCGGCGCGATCCACGCCGGTGCCGTCGACGCCGCGCTGGCCGGCCTTTGCGCCAACGACCAGCAGCAATTCTGGGACTACCATGACCAACTGTTCGCCAAAGCTAACGACAGCGGCTCCCTGACCAAACCCCTGCTCAAGCAGACCGCAGCCGACCTCGGCCTCAACACCGCCGATTTCAACGCCTGCTTCGACAGCAAAAAGCACCTCGATGCCATCCAAAAAGACTTCGAAGCCGGCAACGCTTACACCGTCACCGGCACCCCGACCTTCTTCATCAACAACCGCATCGTGACCGGCGCCCAGCCGCTGGAAGTGTTCACAGAGATTATTGAAGAAGAGCTGGCCAAAGCGAAGAAAAGCTAA
- a CDS encoding sugar-binding domain-containing protein, with the protein MQYPLLDLQQQLVPDLIETMKKRYRILHHLYLTQPVGRRALAQQLQTTERILRAEVDFLKDQGLLHVETVGMHLTERGVHLLQQLADVIREVEGLADKERRLAERLGLQEVRIVAGDADRDPLVKKAIGHAAAEWLKKTLRQGDILAVTGGTTIATVADQVPRTPLGVEVLPARGGVGENMEFQANTIAARIAAQLGGTYRLLHAPDVLSDEVMQSLIEDPQVQDTLQRLRSARIVLHGIGQAIPMAKRRRLPERVIEQIEAHGGIAEAFGYYFDAHGNIVHAMNTVGLRLSDLKHIERIAAVAGGGSKAEAISAVAYGSPVQVLITDEAAADAILEQAVAIAEK; encoded by the coding sequence GTGCAATACCCCCTGTTAGATCTGCAGCAACAGCTGGTGCCCGACCTCATCGAGACGATGAAGAAGCGCTACCGGATTCTGCACCATCTCTATCTTACCCAACCGGTCGGCCGGCGAGCCTTAGCCCAGCAATTGCAAACGACCGAGCGCATTCTCCGCGCCGAAGTCGATTTTTTAAAAGACCAGGGGCTGCTCCACGTCGAGACGGTCGGAATGCACCTGACGGAGCGCGGGGTGCATCTGCTTCAGCAGCTCGCCGACGTGATCCGCGAAGTGGAAGGCCTCGCCGATAAGGAGCGCCGTCTCGCCGAGCGCCTTGGGCTGCAGGAAGTGCGCATCGTGGCGGGTGACGCCGACCGTGACCCCTTGGTGAAAAAGGCGATCGGTCACGCGGCGGCCGAGTGGCTGAAAAAGACGCTGCGCCAAGGCGACATCCTCGCCGTCACCGGCGGCACGACGATCGCCACCGTCGCCGATCAGGTGCCGCGCACGCCGCTTGGCGTGGAAGTGCTGCCCGCCCGCGGCGGGGTGGGCGAAAACATGGAGTTCCAGGCCAACACCATCGCCGCCCGCATCGCCGCGCAGCTCGGCGGCACCTACCGCCTGCTGCACGCGCCGGACGTGCTGAGCGATGAGGTCATGCAGAGCCTGATCGAAGACCCGCAGGTGCAGGACACCTTGCAGCGCCTGCGCTCCGCTCGGATTGTCCTGCACGGCATCGGGCAAGCTATCCCCATGGCGAAACGCAGGCGGCTCCCGGAGCGCGTCATCGAGCAGATCGAAGCGCACGGGGGGATCGCAGAAGCGTTCGGATATTATTTTGACGCCCACGGCAACATCGTGCATGCGATGAACACGGTGGGCCTGCGCCTCTCCGACCTCAAGCACATCGAACGGATTGCGGCGGTTGCGGGCGGCGGCAGCAAGGCGGAGGCGATCTCCGCCGTCGCATACGGCAGCCCCGTACAGGTGCTGATCACCGACGAAGCGGCAGCCGATGCGATTTTGGAACAGGCAGTTGCAATTGCAGAGAAATAA
- a CDS encoding YetF domain-containing protein produces MEELTAPPLHIIRHGKLVYDNLMQLGKSEPWVREMLSQLQIYDIRDVRYALLDQFGSVHVLYA; encoded by the coding sequence ATGGAAGAACTGACAGCACCGCCGCTGCACATCATCCGGCATGGCAAATTGGTCTATGACAACCTGATGCAGCTCGGCAAATCGGAGCCTTGGGTGCGGGAGATGCTCTCCCAATTGCAAATCTATGACATCCGGGATGTCCGATATGCGTTGCTCGACCAATTTGGTTCTGTGCATGTGCTGTATGCCTGA
- the gap gene encoding type I glyceraldehyde-3-phosphate dehydrogenase: protein MAIKVGINGFGRIGRNVFRAAFAREDIEIVAVNDLTDANTLALLLQYDSVHGEFEAEVRAEGNNLIVGGKEVHVLAEKDPAKLPWGSLGIDIVIESTGRFTDAKQAAAHIEGGGAKKVIISAPAKNEDITVVMGVNEDQYDPAQHSVISNASCTTNCLAPFAKILNDKLGIKHGLMTTVHSYTNDQNILDLPHKDMRRARAAALSIIPTTTGAAKAVSLVLPELKGKLNGFAMRVPTPNVSVVDLNVEVEQATTVEEVNSMLQEAANGNLKGILGYSELPLVSIDYNGNPHSSTIDALSTMVIDGTMVKVVSWYDNEWGYSCRVVDLCAYMAERGL from the coding sequence ATGGCGATCAAAGTAGGTATTAATGGATTTGGGCGCATCGGGCGCAACGTGTTTCGGGCAGCTTTTGCCCGCGAGGACATCGAGATCGTCGCGGTCAACGACCTGACCGACGCGAACACGCTGGCTCTGCTGCTGCAATATGACTCGGTGCACGGCGAATTCGAAGCGGAAGTGCGCGCGGAAGGCAACAACCTGATCGTCGGCGGCAAAGAGGTGCACGTACTGGCGGAGAAAGACCCGGCGAAACTGCCGTGGGGGAGCCTTGGCATCGACATCGTGATCGAATCGACCGGCCGCTTCACCGATGCCAAGCAGGCGGCGGCGCACATCGAAGGCGGCGGCGCGAAGAAAGTGATCATCTCCGCGCCGGCGAAAAACGAAGACATCACCGTGGTCATGGGCGTCAACGAAGACCAGTACGACCCGGCGCAACACAGCGTCATCTCCAACGCGTCCTGCACCACGAACTGCCTGGCGCCGTTTGCGAAGATCCTGAACGACAAGCTCGGCATCAAGCACGGCCTGATGACCACCGTCCACTCGTACACCAACGACCAGAACATCCTCGACCTGCCGCACAAAGACATGCGCCGCGCCCGCGCGGCCGCCCTGTCGATCATCCCGACCACCACCGGCGCCGCCAAAGCGGTCTCGCTGGTGCTGCCGGAGCTGAAAGGCAAGCTGAACGGCTTTGCGATGCGCGTCCCGACGCCGAACGTCTCCGTCGTCGACCTGAACGTCGAAGTCGAGCAGGCGACCACCGTCGAAGAGGTGAACTCCATGCTGCAGGAAGCGGCGAACGGAAACCTGAAAGGCATCCTCGGCTATTCGGAACTGCCGCTCGTCTCGATCGACTACAACGGCAACCCGCATTCCTCGACGATCGATGCGCTGTCGACGATGGTCATCGACGGCACGATGGTCAAAGTCGTCTCCTGGTATGACAACGAGTGGGGCTACTCTTGCCGCGTCGTCGACCTCTGCGCCTACATGGCAGAGCGGGGCCTCTAA
- the comER gene encoding late competence protein ComER, with the protein MRIGFIGTGSMGGMLVRAFLQSTPSSELQVVACNRSPEKLAQLTSRFPQIETAASPEETVSRSDIVFLCVKPGDAKGVIQQVLPYIRENHYFISINSAVMLDEMEAVLPCRVSKVIPSITQVGLSGVTLAMHGSRMCAEEQRYIESWLAKISKPIAVEENDLRVCSDLSSCGPAFLAVMLREFAMAAVRQGGIPRDLAESLVKEMTQGVGKLLTEEGFEFEDIIKRVAVPGGITAEGIKVLHPSLHGVFDQLLVTTRSKSKHHGSSAPESK; encoded by the coding sequence TTGCGGATTGGATTTATCGGGACAGGTAGTATGGGAGGTATGTTAGTCCGCGCGTTTCTCCAGTCAACGCCCTCTTCGGAGCTCCAGGTAGTCGCCTGCAACCGAAGTCCGGAAAAACTGGCCCAGCTCACGTCGCGTTTTCCCCAGATCGAAACGGCTGCATCCCCTGAAGAGACAGTTTCCCGCTCTGACATCGTCTTTCTGTGTGTGAAGCCGGGCGATGCCAAAGGTGTTATACAGCAAGTTCTGCCTTATATTCGGGAGAACCATTATTTTATTTCGATCAACAGTGCGGTGATGCTCGACGAGATGGAAGCGGTGCTGCCGTGCCGCGTCTCGAAAGTCATCCCCTCGATCACCCAGGTCGGGCTGTCCGGCGTGACGCTGGCCATGCACGGCAGCCGGATGTGCGCCGAAGAGCAGCGCTATATCGAAAGCTGGCTGGCGAAGATCTCCAAGCCGATCGCCGTCGAGGAAAACGACCTGCGCGTCTGCTCCGACCTCAGCTCCTGCGGCCCGGCGTTTCTCGCCGTGATGCTGCGCGAGTTCGCGATGGCGGCGGTGCGCCAAGGCGGCATTCCCCGCGACCTCGCCGAATCGCTGGTCAAAGAGATGACGCAAGGCGTGGGCAAGCTGCTGACCGAAGAAGGATTTGAGTTCGAAGATATCATCAAGCGCGTCGCGGTGCCGGGCGGCATCACGGCGGAAGGGATCAAAGTGCTGCACCCGTCCCTGCATGGCGTGTTCGACCAGCTCCTGGTCACCACCCGCTCCAAGTCGAAGCACCACGGATCGTCCGCTCCCGAATCGAAATAG
- the thiD gene encoding bifunctional hydroxymethylpyrimidine kinase/phosphomethylpyrimidine kinase, whose product MTVSRALTIAGSDSGGGAGIQADLKTFTVLGVYGMSALTAITAQNTLGVHGIYNLPLEAIAQQIDAVASDIGVDAVKTGMLSQAPIIETVAQRIQANRIQNLVVDPVMVAKGGARLLQQDSQQALIRHLLPLAAVITPNLPEAEVLTGRTIRTVDEMKEAARHIHSFGTRYVVVKGGHLDGDALDILFDGETFAEFVSPRHETQHTHGTGCTFSAAITSELAKGRSVHDAVATAKAFITAAIQDTLGLGAGHGPTNHWAYGKRRQQPITT is encoded by the coding sequence ATGACTGTATCTCGTGCTCTTACAATCGCAGGCAGCGATTCCGGTGGCGGCGCCGGGATTCAAGCCGACTTGAAGACGTTTACCGTGCTCGGTGTGTACGGCATGAGCGCGCTCACGGCGATCACCGCGCAAAACACGCTTGGCGTGCACGGCATTTACAACTTGCCCTTGGAGGCGATCGCCCAGCAGATCGACGCTGTCGCATCTGACATCGGCGTCGATGCTGTCAAGACCGGCATGCTGTCCCAGGCGCCGATCATCGAGACGGTGGCGCAGCGCATCCAAGCCAACCGCATCCAGAACCTCGTCGTCGACCCGGTGATGGTCGCCAAAGGCGGCGCGCGTTTGCTTCAACAGGATTCACAGCAAGCGCTGATCCGGCACCTGCTGCCGCTCGCCGCCGTGATCACGCCGAACCTGCCGGAAGCGGAAGTGCTCACCGGCCGCACGATCCGCACGGTCGACGAGATGAAAGAAGCAGCCCGCCACATCCACAGCTTCGGCACGCGCTATGTCGTCGTCAAAGGCGGACACCTCGACGGCGATGCGCTCGACATTCTGTTTGACGGCGAAACGTTCGCCGAATTCGTCTCCCCGCGCCATGAGACCCAACACACGCATGGCACCGGCTGCACCTTTTCGGCGGCGATCACATCCGAACTGGCTAAAGGCCGCTCGGTGCATGACGCGGTCGCCACGGCGAAGGCGTTCATCACCGCCGCGATCCAAGACACGCTCGGCCTCGGGGCCGGGCACGGCCCGACCAACCACTGGGCGTACGGGAAGCGCCGGCAACAACCGATCACAACATAA